In a genomic window of Nyctibius grandis isolate bNycGra1 chromosome 4, bNycGra1.pri, whole genome shotgun sequence:
- the EIF3F gene encoding eukaryotic translation initiation factor 3 subunit F, giving the protein MAATAPAPALAPPAAAPAQSLMAAPATPAGNAVPAAAPPPPAAQAPPPPAAPLSAALSGPFPGGRVVRLHPVVLASIVDSFERRNEGAARVIGTLLGIVDKHSVEVTNCFSVPHNESEDEVAVDMEFAKNMYELHKKVSPSEIILGWYATGHDITEHSVLIHEYYSREAHNPIHLTVDTSLQNSRMSIKAYVSAPMGVPGKTMGVMFTPLTVKYVYYDTERIGVDLIMKTCFSPNRVIGLSSDLQQVGSASARIQDTLTMVLQYAEDVLSGKVAADNTVGRFLMDLINQVPKISPEDFETMLNSNINDLLMVTYLANLTQSQIALNEKLLSL; this is encoded by the exons ATGGCGGCGACAGCTCCTGCTCCGGCTCTGGCTCCtcccgcggccgccccggcgCAAAGCCTGATGGCGGCTCCCGCCACACCGGCGGGAAACGCtgtccccgccgccgcgccgcccccgcccgccgcccaagcaccgccgccgccggccgcgccGCTGTCGGCCGCGCTCTCGGGCCCCTTCCCTGGCGGCCGCGTGGTGCGACTGCACCCGGTGGTGCTCGCCTCCATCGTGGACAGCTTCGAGCGGCGCAACGAGGGCGCAGCGCGGGTCATCGGGACGCTGCTGG GGATCGTGGACAAGCACTCGGTGGAGGTCACCAACTGCTTCTCCGTCCCTCACAACGAGTCCGAGGATGAG GTGGCAGTCGATATGGAATTTGCCAAAAACATGTATGAGTTGCACAAGAAGGTGTCTCCTAGCGAGATCATCTTGGGCTG GTATGCAACAGGTCATGACATCACGGAACACTCTGTCCTGATCCATGAGTACTACAGCCGAGAAGCGCACAAtccaatccacctcactgtggaCACGAGTCTCCAGAACTCACGCATGAGCATTAAAGCCTATGTCAG tgccCCAATGGGAGTCCCTGGTAAAACTATGGGCGTGATGTTCACACCTCTAACAGTGAAATATGTTTATTATGATACAGAGCGGATAGGAG tggaTCTTATCATGAAGACTTGTTTTAGCCCTAATAGAGTGATTGGCTTGTCCAGTGACTTACAGCAGGTGGGGTCAGCATCAGCCAGGATTCAGGATACCCTGACCATGGTGCTCCAGTATGCAGAGGATGTATTG TCTGGCAAAGTGGCTGCTGACAACACTGTCGGGCGATTCCTGATGGATCTTATTAACCAGGTGCCAAAGATTTCACCAGAGGACTTTGAGACAATGTTGAACAGCAATATCAAT GACCTGCTGATGGTAACCTACTTGGCAAACCTCACACAGTCACAGATTGCTCTCAATGAAAAACTTCTGAGTTTATAA